The DNA segment TGTATGGTGTTCTCATtgaatttctcaaaaaaaatgataatggTTCATAAAACAGTGggtattaattataaaattttgagagAAATCATAAGAGATAATCCTTGATatcttgttaaaaaaataaaagcatgTGCATCCAATTGGCTGTGCTTGTGATTCAAAATTTAGATGGAGTACatggatttttagattttatagtATCTCCTTGAATTCACAGTTTCGATGTTGTCTTGCTCAATTCTAAATTCGAGACCTTGTAAATGAATTGTTACGTTAGAATTACTAGTGTTTGCTACAGTCCCTGCAATTTTGATTTTacatatttaactttttttttttttacatatttaacTTAAGTAAAACATTGACTTTAATCTTAACTTTGGTACCTGTCCTTAGTTTCCAGTTATGCActatgtttttgaaaataattaattaggcTGCAACTTTTCTTAAGTCATCAATaatatatcttttttatttttatttttgaaaaagggcttcATCAATAATATATCTTCAACAGATTATTAATATACTAGTTAACCAAAATGTGTACTGTTTATAATGATCCAAAATGGTGTAACCCCAGGAAACCGTAAATTAAAGAGTATCTAGGCATAAGAGGCAAACTGTTTTGGTAGTATTAGCATTATTGTTGGTTTTGGATGTTGAtggaatattatatatagttcCGTGGAGTGTTTTGTGTTTGCTTTATGAAACAGAAGTAATAAATCATAATAGACTATATAATACTTTGCAATTATTGTAATATGGCAGGTGGTAGGAAAGTACAGCTTTGTGGTGTGGCACAGTATGGGAATCTAATAGGGATCACTGTTGGTTACACCATCACTGCTTCTATTAGCTTGGTGTAAGTCAACCGTTAGTAAATGTATTGTTCTTGTCGTAACGGTGATTACATGAAGTTTTACAAGTTGTGAAAGATATTAATGTGTTTGTAATATGGTGTTTGCGCAGAGCGGTCGGGAAAGCAAACTGTTTCCACAAGAAAGGGCACGAGGCAGACTGTACTATATCGAATTATCCGTATATGGCAGTTTTCGGGATCATTCAGATTATTCTTAGCCAGATCCCGAACTTCCACAAGCTCTCTTTTCTCTCCCTTATGGCTGCGGTGATGTCCTTCACTTACGCAACTATTGGGATTGGCCTAGCCATTGCGACCGTCGCAGGTACATACAATTCTTTAAAGATTGAATTAGTAGCAAAGTTACAATTACTAACCATCTTAGTCAAACAAATTGTATTTTCAAAGTAGCTAAGTTGTAGCTAGACAGACCAATTGGTCCACTCTTAGTAGATGAAGTCTATATATAGCGATCTTTTTAATTAACTAAAGGTTAATATGTTGCGGTATGGAAAGGTGGGAAAGTGGGTAAGACGAATATGACAGGCACGGTGGTAGGAGTTGATGTGACTGCGGCTCAGAAGATATGGAGATCGTTTCAAGCGGTTGGGGACATTGCGTTTGCATATGCTTACGCCACTGTTCTCATCGAGATTCAGGCAAGTTTTCATATCAAATATCTATGGAATCTTGTTAGCTTTGAATATGAACCTCTTGATAGAATTGTGGTTAGAGATTATTGACATTGACAATCAATTCCCTCTGGACCACTTTTTATTTGCTTTATTCAAAAGAGTCAAAAAGAAGAGAACCTGTCTTTTAGCTTAAAGGTATAACATTAACATGTGCCTATTAATGACAAGATGTCATATTCAAAGACATTGTCAACCTCTTCTCCACAGCAAACAATAATAATTCTTCTCAACTGAGTTTAGCTTATTGATTTGAGACAACAACTCATAGTTTTTGTCTCTTAATGATAGTATAGTTTTCACTATTAATATGTTACGGTATTTGGTAACATAGAGTATTTGTCGACTGATAGTGACGGCCTAATAAGATTAAGCTAAACGCATGAGACAAAACTGGATTGAAGTGTGAATTTACGTACACTAATCGGGGAAAGTTGATGCTTTTTGCAGGATACATTGAAATCTAGCCCAGCAGAGAACAAATCTATGAAAAGAGCAAGCCTTGTGGGAGTATCAACCACCACTTTCTTCTACATCTTATGTGGTTGTCTCGGCTATGCTGCATTTGGAAACAAAGCACCAGGAGATTTCCTCACAGATTTTGGGTTTTACGAGCCTTTTTGGCTTATCGACTTTGCAAATGCTTGCATTGCTTTCCACCTTATTGGTGCTTATCAGGTAAAACCCAAAACCAGAAAGAGAAACAGATTATGTTTTTTGCACTTTCTCTCTGTTTGGCTAATGACATAAGAACCATACTTTTGCAGGTGTTTGCACAGCCCATCTTCCAGTTTGTTGAGAAGAGATGCAATAGAAACTGGCCTGACAACAAGTTCATCACTTCTGAGTATTCAGTAAACGTACCTTTCCTTGGAAAATTTAACATCAGCCTCTTCAGGTTGGTGTGGAGGACAGCTTACGTGGTTATAACCACGGTGGTAGCTATGATATTCCCTTTCTTCAATGCGATCTTGGGTCTTATCGGTGCAGCTTCTTTCTGGCCTTTAACGGTTTATTTCCCCGTCGAGATGCACATTGCACAGACTAAGGTTAAGAAGTACTCTCCTAGATGGATTGGGCTGAAAATGCTGTGCTGGGTTTGCTTGATCGTCTCGCTCTTAGCTGCTGCTGGATCCATCGCAGGACTGATAAGTAGTGTCAAGACATACAAGCCTTTCCGAACTATCCACGAGTGAGAGTTTCAGACTAAAAATAAAGTTATGTACTAGTTTGGTctttatttttaactacttgGTATCTATATCCAAATGAAAATGCTTTTATTGCTGAAAAAGCTACATATATCTGTATCCACAGCTTGCAATCCATTACATATGAGCTTTTCAGATCTTTGcaaatttgattataaccttaAGAACATAAACACTAACGTCTGAAGAGAAACAATGAATCTCATCTACTTGCAGTAATTGATTTGTGTAAGAACACCAATACTATGTTGGAGTAAGCTTGAATTAGCTTAGAGAATAAGCTATCCTAATCCCACCGAGATATGGTTTACTAAGAGGATTAGGAAATATCTATAGATAAGCTTTTACTAATAGGATTAGGAGATATCTATTCTTATATAAAGGAGTTGCAGAGTTGTTGCATCCCTTAAGAGTTTTGAGATTGTTAGAGAGAGCTTAAAGTTTTGAGAGGATTTTCCTTAAAATTAATAAGAGAGCAaattcttattattgtgatcTTGCATATACAGTCGAGAAACTCAAACTATATACTAAGTCTGTAAGAAACGCATAACCGAATCTTATAATGAAAGTAGACTGATATTCATTCAGACATTTCGCCTAATAGCCAAATCATAGCAATAGAGTACAAACTCAAAACCAAGCCTAGGACGCGAAATTTGAAAGGCATTTACAGATCTGATAAAAAAAGGAATGCTGCTATCGTTCTTCTTTCCCTTAACCCCTTTCACTCCTGATTCTCCTGGCAAGCTGAATATCCTTAGGCATGAACGTAACCGTCCTGGCATGAATGGCACAGAGGTTCGTGTCTTCGAACAGGCCAACCAGATAAGCCTCAGCTGCTTCATGTAATGCCGCGACGGCGCTTCTAAATTTTAAGTCTGGAGGGGAAGCATGCGGATCAAAATGTGACACCCGTCTCCTTCTTTCTCGAAAAGGACGTGTTACCAACAACATCTCAGGACACACGTCACATACCTACATCTCCACTCACCCATACCAAATAAAAATCAGAATGAAATCGCCCAATAGCACCAATCCGTCCAATACTCgtatatatgtttgtttcaCAGGTCAGTCACTCAGTGAGGTATACTATGCTAAACCCAAAGTCCATAAAATTGATATcactccgaataaatataatttaatcctAACACGTGACAAACAATGATACCTAAAGTACTCAAAGAACATACAATGGTCCTAACGAGGTGCACACTTGCTGCCCACAAACATGCCAAAAACACCACAGAGAAAGTGCGTGGTATCACCGTCCGTTGACGATTTATCGACTTCTCCAGGCTACGGTTCAACCGGTCGAATAAAGCTAGCTGTAACCTCCATACAATCCGGCATACAGAAGCACGTCTTTGTATTCGTCTCAAACAAATTTTACCTAAGAGTTTCGCATTAAGTGAAACAATCAAT comes from the Brassica rapa cultivar Chiifu-401-42 chromosome A01, CAAS_Brap_v3.01, whole genome shotgun sequence genome and includes:
- the LOC103828954 gene encoding amino acid permease 1, producing the protein MKGFNTEQDHPAAESGNVYDVSDPTKNVDDDGREKRTGTWLTASAHIITAVIGSGVLSLAWAIAQLGWIAGTLILVIFSFITYFTSTMLADCYRAPDPVTGKRNYTYMDVVRSYLGGRKVQLCGVAQYGNLIGITVGYTITASISLVAVGKANCFHKKGHEADCTISNYPYMAVFGIIQIILSQIPNFHKLSFLSLMAAVMSFTYATIGIGLAIATVAGGKVGKTNMTGTVVGVDVTAAQKIWRSFQAVGDIAFAYAYATVLIEIQDTLKSSPAENKSMKRASLVGVSTTTFFYILCGCLGYAAFGNKAPGDFLTDFGFYEPFWLIDFANACIAFHLIGAYQVFAQPIFQFVEKRCNRNWPDNKFITSEYSVNVPFLGKFNISLFRLVWRTAYVVITTVVAMIFPFFNAILGLIGAASFWPLTVYFPVEMHIAQTKVKKYSPRWIGLKMLCWVCLIVSLLAAAGSIAGLISSVKTYKPFRTIHE